The following are encoded together in the Aerococcus mictus genome:
- a CDS encoding DNA-directed RNA polymerase subunit alpha, giving the protein MIEIEKPNIETIETSEDNKFGKFAVEPLERGYGTTLGNSLRRVLLSSLPGTAVTSIKIENVLHEFSTIPGVREDVTQIVLNIKQLALKLYDVDEKDIELEITGPAEVTAADITADADFDVLNPDLHICSLAEGAKIHMLMHVKNGRGFVRAENNKTDDMPIGVIPVDSIYTPIKKVNYQVENTRIGEVNEYDKLTFDIWTDGTIAPKEALSLAAKVLTEHLAIFVSLTDEAQEAEIMVEKEETQKEKMLEMTIEELDLSVRSYNCLKRAGINTVEELTQKTEAEMMKVRNLGRKSLDEVKGKLDALDLSLKDDD; this is encoded by the coding sequence ATGATCGAAATTGAAAAGCCAAATATCGAAACCATTGAAACCAGCGAAGATAATAAGTTTGGTAAATTCGCTGTCGAACCACTAGAGAGAGGTTATGGGACGACTTTAGGTAATTCCCTTCGTCGTGTACTTTTATCCTCATTACCAGGGACAGCTGTTACATCGATAAAGATTGAAAATGTTTTACATGAATTTTCAACTATTCCAGGAGTACGTGAAGACGTTACCCAAATTGTTCTTAATATTAAGCAACTTGCGCTTAAATTATACGATGTCGATGAAAAGGACATTGAACTTGAAATCACTGGACCAGCTGAAGTAACTGCTGCAGATATTACTGCTGATGCGGACTTCGATGTTTTAAATCCAGATCTACATATTTGTTCTTTGGCTGAAGGTGCCAAAATCCATATGCTGATGCATGTTAAGAATGGACGTGGCTTTGTTCGTGCCGAAAACAACAAAACGGACGACATGCCTATTGGTGTCATTCCGGTCGATTCAATCTATACACCAATCAAGAAGGTTAACTACCAAGTAGAAAATACTCGGATTGGTGAAGTCAATGAGTACGATAAATTGACTTTCGATATTTGGACGGATGGAACGATTGCCCCTAAGGAAGCTTTAAGCTTAGCGGCTAAAGTCTTAACGGAACATCTTGCAATCTTTGTTAGCCTAACTGATGAAGCTCAAGAAGCTGAAATCATGGTTGAGAAAGAAGAAACACAAAAAGAAAAAATGCTCGAAATGACCATTGAGGAATTAGACTTATCGGTACGCTCCTATAACTGCTTGAAACGGGCAGGGATCAACACCGTTGAAGAACTTACTCAAAAGACTGAAGCAGAAATGATGAAGGTCCGTAACCTAGGACGTAAATCATTAGACGAAGTCAAAGGCAAACTCGACGCATTAGACTTATCTTTAAAAGATGATGACTAA
- the rpsK gene encoding 30S ribosomal protein S11 yields MAKAKRQGSRKRRVKKHVESGVAHIHSTFNNTIVMITDEQGNAISWSSAGALGFKGSRKSTPYAAQLASETAAKTAMDHGMKTVEVSVKGPGSGRESAIRALQAAGLEVTAIRDVTPIPHNGCRPPKRRRV; encoded by the coding sequence ATGGCAAAAGCAAAACGTCAAGGATCACGTAAACGTCGTGTCAAGAAGCATGTTGAGTCAGGCGTCGCACATATCCACTCAACATTCAACAATACTATTGTGATGATTACTGATGAACAAGGAAATGCAATTTCTTGGTCTTCTGCAGGGGCTCTTGGCTTTAAAGGTTCCCGTAAATCAACACCATATGCTGCACAATTAGCTTCAGAAACAGCTGCTAAAACAGCAATGGATCATGGGATGAAAACCGTAGAAGTATCGGTAAAAGGTCCTGGCTCTGGTCGTGAATCTGCTATTCGTGCACTTCAAGCTGCAGGATTAGAAGTTACTGCAATTCGTGATGTAACACCTATTCCTCATAATGGTTGTCGTCCTCCAAAACGTCGTCGTGTTTAA
- the rpsM gene encoding 30S ribosomal protein S13 — MARIAGVDIPRDKRVVISLTYIFGIGKATAEKICEACDVSEDTRVRDLTNDELDRLRKEVDKIKVEGDLRRDINMDIKRLQEIGSYRGMRHRRGLPVRGQNTKNNARTRKGKRGLAIAKKK, encoded by the coding sequence ATGGCACGTATTGCAGGAGTAGATATTCCTAGAGATAAACGCGTTGTTATCTCATTAACCTACATTTTCGGTATTGGTAAAGCCACAGCTGAAAAGATTTGTGAGGCTTGTGATGTTTCCGAAGATACTCGTGTTCGTGACCTCACTAACGATGAACTTGACCGCCTACGTAAAGAAGTGGACAAGATCAAAGTTGAAGGTGACTTACGCCGTGATATCAATATGGATATCAAGCGCTTACAAGAAATTGGTTCATACCGTGGTATGCGTCACCGTCGTGGCTTACCAGTTCGTGGACAAAACACTAAAAACAATGCACGTACCCGTAAAGGTAAACGTGGCTTAGCAATCGCTAAGAAGAAATAA
- the rpmJ gene encoding 50S ribosomal protein L36: protein MKVRASVKPICEKCKVIRRSGRVMVICANPKHKQRQG from the coding sequence GTGAAAGTTAGAGCATCAGTAAAACCTATTTGTGAAAAATGCAAGGTAATTCGCCGTAGTGGCCGTGTGATGGTTATTTGTGCGAACCCTAAACATAAACAACGTCAAGGTTAA
- the infA gene encoding translation initiation factor IF-1, which translates to MAKEDMIEVEGTVTESLPNAMFKVELENGFEVLAHISGKMRVNYIRILPGDRVKVEMSPYDLSKGRITYRFK; encoded by the coding sequence GTGGCTAAAGAAGATATGATTGAAGTTGAAGGTACTGTTACTGAATCGTTACCAAATGCAATGTTCAAAGTCGAGCTCGAAAACGGCTTTGAAGTTTTAGCGCATATTTCAGGAAAAATGCGTGTTAATTATATCCGTATTTTACCTGGCGACCGTGTAAAGGTAGAAATGTCTCCTTATGACTTAAGTAAAGGACGTATTACCTACCGATTCAAGTAA
- a CDS encoding adenylate kinase, which yields MKRNIILMGLPGAGKGTQAERIEAAYKIPHISTGDMFRQAMADGTELGKKAKSYMDSGSLVPDEVTNGIVKDRLAQVKDDEGYMLDGFPRTINQAEALEEITASIDQPIDAVIYIDVDPDVLKQRLTGRIICRSCGATYNVNSNPPKEENTCDRCGSHDFYQREDDKAEVVENRIQVNLKQTTPLVEFYEAKGKLYKVPGDIGIENVFNRISEVIED from the coding sequence ATGAAAAGAAATATTATTTTGATGGGCCTACCTGGTGCAGGTAAGGGGACCCAAGCTGAACGTATTGAAGCAGCTTATAAAATTCCTCATATTTCTACTGGTGATATGTTCCGCCAAGCTATGGCTGACGGTACGGAATTAGGGAAGAAGGCCAAGTCCTACATGGATTCTGGTTCTTTAGTCCCTGATGAAGTAACCAACGGCATTGTCAAAGACCGCTTAGCTCAAGTCAAAGACGATGAGGGTTATATGTTAGATGGTTTCCCAAGAACCATCAACCAAGCTGAAGCTTTAGAAGAGATTACGGCAAGTATTGATCAACCCATTGATGCAGTCATTTACATTGATGTTGATCCTGATGTGTTAAAACAACGTTTAACCGGCAGAATCATTTGCCGTTCGTGTGGGGCAACTTATAATGTTAACTCTAACCCACCAAAAGAAGAAAACACCTGTGACCGTTGTGGTAGTCATGATTTCTACCAACGTGAGGATGACAAAGCTGAAGTTGTCGAAAATCGTATCCAGGTGAACCTAAAACAAACCACGCCTCTGGTTGAATTCTATGAAGCTAAGGGCAAGCTCTACAAGGTTCCTGGTGACATTGGCATTGAGAATGTCTTTAACCGCATTTCTGAAGTTATCGAAGATTAG
- the secY gene encoding preprotein translocase subunit SecY has protein sequence MFSTLKQAFKDKNIRGRIFFTLWMLIVFRIGSHITVPFVNAGAVSTLANSGLFGLLNTFGGGALASYSIFSLGVSPYITASIVIQLLQMEIVPSFTEWSKQGEVGRRKLNKWTRYFAVAIAFFQSLALSLGFNSLAQFGLIQNPSTTTYLFIALIMTAGSMFVTWIGEQITQYGVGNGTSLIIFAGIVSRVPTEIVAFVSSKLLKAEGNALVQNGLLALAFILIMILIITFVVFINQAERRIPVRYSKRANSANQRAHLPLKINSAGVIPVIFASSLIMVPQTILNFFRASHGEAEWFKLVSRIFSLQDPLGIALYAVTIILFTFFYAHIQINPERVAENFQKSGAYIPSVRPGLATEQFISTVLNRLSFFGALFLMAIATAPLVISYVLDMSQRVALSGTSLLIVVGVALDTYKQIEGRLIKHRYIGFIRE, from the coding sequence ATGTTTAGCACCTTGAAACAAGCCTTCAAGGACAAAAATATTAGAGGTCGAATCTTCTTTACTCTATGGATGTTAATTGTCTTTAGAATCGGCTCACATATTACCGTTCCCTTTGTTAATGCTGGAGCGGTATCAACTTTAGCAAATTCGGGCCTATTCGGCTTGTTAAATACCTTTGGTGGTGGAGCCTTAGCGAGTTACTCCATCTTCTCCTTAGGTGTTTCACCCTACATTACTGCTTCGATTGTTATCCAGCTCTTGCAGATGGAAATTGTTCCATCATTCACTGAGTGGTCCAAGCAAGGGGAGGTAGGGCGTCGGAAGTTAAATAAATGGACGCGTTACTTTGCAGTAGCGATCGCTTTCTTTCAATCATTAGCTTTGTCTCTAGGGTTTAACTCATTAGCCCAATTCGGCCTAATTCAAAACCCAAGTACGACAACTTACTTATTCATTGCCTTGATTATGACAGCTGGATCCATGTTTGTTACCTGGATTGGGGAGCAAATCACCCAATATGGTGTAGGTAACGGAACCTCACTGATTATTTTTGCAGGGATCGTTTCACGCGTCCCTACAGAAATTGTCGCTTTTGTGAGTTCCAAACTTCTCAAAGCAGAAGGCAACGCCTTGGTTCAAAACGGCTTATTGGCACTGGCCTTTATCCTGATAATGATCCTTATCATTACCTTTGTGGTCTTTATCAACCAGGCTGAACGCCGGATTCCGGTGCGCTATTCTAAACGGGCCAATAGTGCTAACCAACGTGCCCACCTACCATTGAAAATCAATTCAGCTGGCGTTATTCCAGTGATCTTTGCTAGTTCCTTAATCATGGTTCCGCAAACGATCTTGAATTTCTTTAGAGCTTCTCACGGTGAGGCTGAATGGTTTAAACTCGTCTCACGGATCTTTTCATTACAAGATCCTTTAGGAATTGCCCTATATGCGGTGACGATTATTCTGTTCACCTTCTTTTATGCCCATATTCAAATTAATCCAGAACGTGTGGCTGAGAACTTCCAAAAATCAGGAGCTTACATTCCTAGTGTTCGTCCTGGTTTAGCGACGGAACAGTTTATTTCAACGGTTCTCAATCGTTTAAGTTTCTTTGGTGCACTGTTCTTAATGGCCATTGCAACCGCGCCTTTAGTGATATCTTATGTCTTAGATATGTCACAAAGAGTCGCTTTAAGTGGGACAAGCTTGTTGATCGTTGTCGGAGTCGCATTAGATACCTATAAACAAATTGAAGGACGTTTAATTAAACATCGTTATATTGGTTTCATTCGTGAATAG
- the rplO gene encoding 50S ribosomal protein L15 yields MALHELQPAKGSRHSRKRVGRGSGSGWGKTSTRGQKGQLARSGGRTRLGFEGGQTPLYRRIPKRGFTNINRKEYAIVNIEDLNVFEDGSEVSANELAEAGLIKKEKAGVKILGQGNLERKLTVKAAKFSASAKEAIEAAGGVCEVI; encoded by the coding sequence ATGGCATTACATGAATTACAACCCGCAAAAGGATCTCGTCATTCACGCAAACGTGTAGGTCGTGGATCAGGGTCAGGTTGGGGTAAAACCTCTACCCGTGGTCAAAAAGGACAATTAGCACGTTCCGGTGGACGGACTCGTCTAGGCTTCGAAGGTGGACAAACTCCACTTTACCGTCGTATCCCTAAACGTGGTTTCACCAACATTAACCGTAAGGAATATGCGATTGTTAATATCGAAGACTTAAATGTTTTTGAAGACGGCTCAGAAGTTTCAGCCAATGAATTAGCTGAAGCAGGTTTAATCAAGAAGGAAAAAGCTGGCGTTAAAATTTTAGGACAAGGTAACTTAGAACGTAAGTTAACAGTAAAAGCTGCTAAATTCTCAGCGTCTGCAAAAGAAGCTATTGAAGCCGCTGGGGGAGTTTGCGAGGTGATCTAA
- the rpmD gene encoding 50S ribosomal protein L30: MSEVKITLKKSLIGRKEDQIRTVKALGLKHVGYSVVKTRDEAINGMINKVAHLVSVEDVK, from the coding sequence ATGTCAGAAGTAAAAATTACTTTAAAGAAAAGTTTAATTGGTCGCAAAGAAGATCAAATTAGAACAGTTAAAGCACTAGGTTTAAAACATGTTGGCTACAGTGTTGTTAAGACACGCGATGAAGCAATTAATGGTATGATTAATAAAGTAGCCCACCTAGTCTCTGTTGAAGACGTAAAATAA
- the rpsE gene encoding 30S ribosomal protein S5 has translation MAKDFVQIDDKKIEDRVVAINRVTKVVKGGRRMRFAALVVVGDGEGHVGFGTGKASEVPAAINKAIENGKKNMIAVPLAGTTIPHEVIGKFNGGRVMLKPAKVGSGVAAGGPIRAVVELAGIADITSKSLGSNTPINMVQATIQGLAELKDPKEVAQLRGKSVQELLG, from the coding sequence ATGGCAAAAGATTTCGTTCAAATTGATGACAAAAAAATTGAAGATCGCGTTGTTGCTATTAATCGAGTAACCAAAGTTGTTAAAGGTGGTCGCCGTATGCGCTTTGCAGCCTTAGTGGTTGTTGGTGACGGTGAAGGTCACGTTGGCTTTGGTACTGGTAAAGCTTCTGAAGTGCCTGCAGCAATTAATAAAGCGATTGAAAATGGTAAGAAAAACATGATCGCGGTTCCACTTGCTGGTACAACTATTCCACATGAAGTCATTGGTAAATTCAATGGTGGTCGTGTTATGCTTAAACCTGCTAAAGTCGGTTCTGGGGTTGCCGCTGGTGGTCCAATCCGTGCCGTTGTTGAATTAGCCGGTATTGCTGATATCACTTCAAAATCTCTCGGATCCAATACACCAATTAATATGGTTCAAGCAACTATCCAAGGTCTTGCTGAATTAAAAGACCCTAAAGAAGTTGCTCAATTACGTGGTAAATCCGTACAAGAACTATTAGGTTAG
- the rplR gene encoding 50S ribosomal protein L18 — MTKLISKPDKNALRQKRHARIRRNLSGTAECPRLSVYRSNKHIYAQLIDDVAGVTLASASDANSELNKGSKTENAQAVGQAIAERGKEAGVTAVVFDRGGYQYHGRVKALAEAARENGLEF, encoded by the coding sequence GTGACAAAATTGATTAGCAAACCAGATAAAAATGCATTACGTCAAAAACGTCATGCACGTATTCGTCGTAATCTTTCTGGAACAGCAGAGTGCCCACGCTTGAGCGTTTACCGCTCAAATAAACACATCTACGCTCAATTAATTGATGACGTAGCGGGTGTTACGCTTGCAAGTGCCTCTGATGCCAATTCAGAATTAAATAAAGGAAGCAAAACTGAAAATGCCCAAGCAGTTGGCCAAGCCATTGCTGAACGCGGTAAAGAAGCAGGAGTGACTGCAGTTGTCTTTGACCGTGGGGGTTACCAATATCACGGCCGTGTCAAAGCTTTAGCAGAAGCCGCTCGTGAAAATGGATTAGAATTCTAA
- the rplF gene encoding 50S ribosomal protein L6 yields the protein MSRIGYKPVAVPSDVTVSVDGSTVTVKGPKGELTREFNPLIKIAQNEENEYTFEPVNQSKEARSMHGTSRSLFYNMVLGTHEGFSKQLELSGVGYRAQLQGKKLVLQVGLSHPVEFEAPEGIDFEVPSNTEIKINGVDKDKVGELAAKIRQVRKPEPYKGKGIKYAGEHIIRKEGKTGK from the coding sequence ATGAGTCGTATTGGTTATAAACCAGTTGCCGTACCAAGTGACGTAACCGTATCTGTTGACGGTTCAACTGTTACTGTTAAAGGCCCTAAAGGTGAATTAACACGCGAATTCAATCCATTGATTAAAATCGCTCAAAACGAAGAAAATGAATATACTTTTGAACCAGTTAACCAATCAAAAGAAGCCCGTTCTATGCATGGAACGTCTCGTTCATTATTCTATAACATGGTATTAGGGACCCACGAAGGTTTCTCTAAACAATTGGAACTATCCGGGGTTGGTTACCGTGCTCAATTACAAGGTAAAAAACTTGTCTTACAAGTGGGATTATCCCATCCAGTAGAATTTGAAGCACCAGAAGGTATTGACTTTGAAGTTCCAAGCAATACTGAAATCAAGATTAATGGTGTTGACAAAGATAAAGTTGGCGAATTAGCTGCGAAAATCCGTCAAGTACGTAAACCAGAACCTTACAAGGGTAAAGGGATTAAATACGCTGGCGAACACATTATCCGTAAAGAAGGTAAAACTGGTAAGTAA